A window from Candidatus Neomarinimicrobiota bacterium encodes these proteins:
- a CDS encoding alkaline phosphatase family protein, with protein sequence MEKEFKSTVKMNRLLVFLIPIFSLAISACPKDEPLGKGETPLILISMDGFRWDYFDKTNTPNFDALIKNGVEAQALIPSFPSKTFPNHITIVTGRYPENHGIIANSMYDPVFDEKYFIGQGSKAVLDGKWYEAEPLWVTAEKQDKITMTMFWPASEAEIMGVRPTEYFVYDGAINHNSRIDQILKWLDYAPSKRPQFISTYFSLMDDVGHGYGPDSDEVKSGIEEMDKTIGRLINGLKSRNMFDDVNIMLVSDHGMASTSSDSMIFLDDYINMDNVTMVDWTPVTAILPKIHVDSIYSKLKNAHPKMRVYKKGAAPERLHYNNHRRIQPITAVADEHWSISTRVSFNKDNNDDRYEGATHGFDPIYKSMGGIFVGYGPAFKSGLKGPGVTNIHLYEMMCNILELVPAKNDGHLDSTAVFLSN encoded by the coding sequence ATGGAAAAAGAATTTAAATCAACCGTGAAAATGAATCGTCTTTTAGTTTTCCTGATTCCAATTTTTTCTTTGGCAATAAGTGCATGCCCAAAAGACGAACCGCTTGGAAAAGGAGAAACACCATTAATATTAATATCCATGGATGGGTTTCGGTGGGATTATTTTGATAAAACTAACACACCCAACTTTGATGCATTAATAAAAAATGGTGTCGAAGCACAGGCTCTAATTCCTTCCTTCCCCAGCAAAACATTCCCAAACCATATTACTATTGTTACCGGTCGTTATCCTGAAAATCATGGCATTATTGCCAATTCTATGTATGATCCGGTCTTTGATGAAAAATATTTTATTGGACAAGGAAGCAAAGCCGTTTTAGATGGGAAATGGTATGAAGCGGAGCCCCTTTGGGTTACAGCAGAAAAACAAGATAAAATAACAATGACCATGTTTTGGCCCGCTTCTGAGGCTGAGATAATGGGCGTTCGTCCCACAGAATATTTTGTCTATGACGGCGCCATCAACCACAATTCCCGAATTGACCAAATCTTAAAATGGTTGGATTATGCCCCATCCAAACGGCCGCAATTCATATCAACCTATTTCAGTTTGATGGATGATGTTGGCCATGGGTACGGTCCTGATTCTGATGAAGTGAAATCCGGGATTGAAGAAATGGATAAAACAATTGGCCGGTTGATTAACGGACTCAAATCCCGCAATATGTTCGATGACGTAAATATCATGCTTGTCTCCGATCACGGCATGGCATCTACCTCCTCAGACTCTATGATCTTTCTGGATGATTATATTAATATGGATAATGTTACAATGGTAGACTGGACGCCTGTTACCGCAATTTTGCCAAAAATTCATGTGGATTCCATTTATTCAAAACTGAAGAACGCCCACCCCAAAATGCGTGTATATAAAAAAGGTGCTGCACCGGAACGACTTCATTATAATAACCATCGGCGAATTCAACCCATTACGGCTGTTGCTGACGAACATTGGTCTATTTCAACCCGAGTCTCTTTTAATAAAGATAACAATGATGATAGATATGAAGGCGCTACTCACGGGTTTGACCCTATTTACAAATCTATGGGTGGAATCTTTGTGGGGTATGGTCCTGCCTTTAAGTCCGGTCTA
- a CDS encoding nitroreductase family protein: MGFKKLDFKEFSTEDMLSRSKSFLDDIAKRRTVREFSDRAVPIEIIENCIKTAATAPSGANKQPWQFVIVQDANVKTKIREAAEKEEKEFYRHRATKEWLEDLNQFGTNWHKPFLEMAPYLIVVFRQIYDVEDDGSQRKNYYVSESVGIASGFLLAAFHNAGLATLTHTPSPMNFLSEILNRPANEKAFLLIPVGYPADDAEVPEITKKSFEEISEII, from the coding sequence ATGGGATTCAAAAAACTAGACTTTAAAGAATTTTCAACTGAAGACATGTTGTCCAGGTCCAAATCCTTCTTGGATGATATAGCCAAACGGCGAACCGTACGGGAATTTTCTGACAGAGCGGTTCCCATTGAGATAATTGAAAATTGTATAAAGACGGCCGCCACCGCCCCATCTGGTGCCAATAAACAACCATGGCAATTTGTTATTGTACAAGATGCCAATGTAAAAACAAAGATCCGCGAAGCGGCGGAAAAAGAAGAAAAAGAATTCTACAGACACCGCGCCACCAAAGAATGGCTAGAAGATTTGAACCAATTTGGCACTAATTGGCATAAACCCTTTTTAGAAATGGCGCCCTACCTAATTGTAGTATTTAGGCAGATTTATGATGTAGAGGATGACGGGAGCCAGCGAAAAAATTATTATGTGAGTGAATCGGTAGGGATTGCCTCTGGATTTCTTTTAGCAGCCTTTCATAATGCGGGGCTGGCAACATTAACCCACACTCCAAGTCCCATGAATTTTTTAAGCGAGATACTGAATCGACCCGCGAATGAAAAAGCATTTTTATTAATTCCGGTGGGCTATCCTGCCGATGATGCAGAAGTCCCGGAAATTACCAAAAAATCATTTGAAGAAATTTCGGAAATAATTTAA